One genomic window of Halobellus limi includes the following:
- a CDS encoding alpha/beta fold hydrolase — METVSHHGRETAYRTFDRGGGGPTILAVHGSGGTHRVWSAQSKLGAEYPFVALDLSGHGESGDVAAEPGYETLSAYVDDAVAVADAVDADVLLGNSLGGAVVLTALAERELAVDGAVLAGAGPRLPVLDDLLRWVTEDFERVVEFFHEPDHLFHDADEDTLAVSRAALRSTGRAILERDFRTAHAFDARGDLADVDVPTLALVGEHDRLTPPHFHEELCAELPDCELTVLDDAAHLAMLERPDAFNDAVTEFVDGRVSG, encoded by the coding sequence ATGGAGACGGTTTCACACCACGGGCGGGAGACCGCCTACCGGACGTTCGACCGCGGGGGCGGCGGCCCGACGATACTCGCCGTGCACGGCAGCGGGGGCACCCACCGGGTCTGGAGCGCCCAGTCGAAACTCGGTGCGGAGTATCCCTTCGTCGCGCTCGATCTGAGCGGCCACGGCGAGAGCGGGGACGTCGCCGCCGAACCCGGCTACGAGACCCTCTCGGCGTACGTCGACGACGCCGTCGCCGTCGCCGACGCGGTCGACGCCGACGTGCTTCTGGGCAACTCCCTCGGCGGCGCGGTCGTCCTCACGGCGCTCGCGGAGCGGGAACTCGCGGTCGACGGCGCCGTCCTGGCCGGGGCGGGACCGCGGCTCCCGGTGCTGGACGACCTGCTCCGGTGGGTGACCGAGGACTTCGAGCGGGTCGTCGAGTTCTTCCACGAACCGGACCACCTCTTTCACGACGCCGACGAGGACACGCTCGCGGTCTCGCGGGCGGCGCTGCGATCGACCGGCCGGGCGATACTCGAACGGGACTTCCGGACGGCCCACGCGTTCGACGCCCGCGGGGACCTCGCCGACGTCGACGTGCCGACGCTCGCGCTCGTCGGCGAGCACGACCGGCTGACGCCGCCGCACTTCCACGAGGAGCTCTGCGCGGAACTGCCCGACTGCGAACTGACCGTCCTCGACGACGCCGCCCACCTCGCGATGCTGGAACGTCCCGACGCGTTCAACGACGCCGTCACGGAGTTCGTCGACGGCCGCGTCTCGGGTTGA
- a CDS encoding CDC48 family AAA ATPase codes for MKLTVKPLKQKDAGRGLAAIDRQAAEELDLEGGDYIRIDGNGGTAIARVWPGYPEDSGTGVVRIDGRLRQQANVGIDDRVEVEKADIKPAKHVSVALPQNLRISGNIGTHLRDKLAGQPVTQGQNIRVPFGFGFMSSSNQPIPLKVASTEPSGTVVVTDSTEVTISQTPAEEIQSTEEEEADTPSVTYEDIGGLDRELEQVREMIELPMRHPELFQRLGIEPPKGVLLHGPPGTGKTLIAKAVANEIDASFHTISGPEIMSKYYGESEEQLREIFEEAEEEAPAIVFVDEIDSIAPKRGEAGGDVERRVVAQLLSLMDGLDERGEVVVIGATNRVDAIDPALRRGGRFDREIEIGVPDREGRKEILQVHTRNMPLADAVDLDEYADNTHGFVGADIASLTKEAAMNALRRIRPELDLESDEIDAEVLESLSVTSKDFKEAIKGIEPSALREVFVEVPDVTWEHVGGLEDTKERLRETIQWPLEYPEVFEAMDMQSAKGILMYGPPGTGKTLLAKAVANESESNFISVKGPELLDKYVGESEKGVREIFKKARENAPTIVFFDEIDSIATERGSNTGDSGVSERVVSQLLTELDGLETLEDVVVVATTNRPDLIDSALLRPGRLDRHVHVPVPDEDARRAIFEVHTEHKPLADDVDLDRLASKTEGYVGADIEAVAREASMAASREFINSVSREEVEESVGNVRVTMDHFEDALDEVGPSVTAETRERYEEIEQRFQTNEVEREPQGEVGRTFQ; via the coding sequence ATGAAGCTCACTGTCAAACCACTCAAGCAGAAGGACGCCGGCCGCGGACTCGCGGCCATCGACCGCCAGGCGGCCGAGGAACTCGATCTGGAGGGCGGCGACTACATCCGGATCGACGGCAACGGCGGCACCGCCATCGCGCGGGTCTGGCCGGGCTACCCCGAGGACAGCGGCACGGGCGTCGTCCGCATCGACGGCCGACTCCGCCAGCAGGCCAACGTCGGCATCGACGACCGCGTCGAGGTCGAGAAGGCCGACATCAAGCCCGCGAAGCACGTCTCGGTCGCGCTCCCGCAGAACCTCCGCATCAGCGGTAACATCGGGACGCACCTCCGGGACAAGCTCGCGGGCCAGCCCGTCACGCAGGGGCAGAACATCCGCGTCCCCTTCGGGTTCGGGTTCATGTCCTCGTCGAACCAGCCGATCCCGCTGAAGGTCGCCTCGACGGAGCCGAGCGGCACGGTCGTCGTCACGGACTCGACCGAGGTGACGATCAGCCAGACGCCCGCCGAGGAGATCCAGTCGACCGAGGAAGAGGAGGCCGACACGCCCTCGGTCACCTACGAGGACATCGGCGGCCTCGACCGGGAGCTCGAACAGGTGAGAGAGATGATCGAGCTGCCGATGCGGCACCCCGAGCTATTCCAGCGGCTCGGCATCGAGCCGCCGAAGGGCGTGCTGCTGCACGGTCCGCCCGGAACGGGGAAGACCCTCATCGCGAAGGCCGTCGCCAACGAGATCGACGCCTCCTTCCACACGATCTCCGGGCCGGAGATCATGTCGAAGTACTACGGCGAGTCGGAGGAACAGCTCCGGGAGATCTTCGAGGAGGCCGAAGAGGAAGCGCCCGCGATCGTGTTCGTCGACGAGATCGACTCGATCGCGCCGAAGCGCGGCGAGGCCGGCGGCGACGTCGAACGCCGCGTCGTCGCCCAGTTGCTCTCGCTGATGGACGGCCTCGACGAGCGCGGCGAGGTCGTCGTCATCGGCGCGACCAACCGCGTGGACGCGATCGATCCGGCGCTGCGCCGCGGCGGCCGCTTCGACCGCGAGATCGAGATCGGCGTGCCGGATCGGGAGGGACGCAAGGAGATCCTCCAGGTCCACACGCGGAACATGCCGCTCGCGGACGCCGTCGACCTCGACGAGTACGCCGACAACACCCACGGCTTCGTCGGCGCCGACATCGCGAGCCTCACGAAGGAGGCCGCGATGAACGCGCTGCGCCGCATCCGGCCGGAGCTCGACTTAGAGTCCGACGAGATCGACGCCGAGGTGCTGGAGTCGCTTTCGGTCACCTCGAAGGACTTCAAGGAGGCCATCAAGGGCATCGAGCCCTCGGCGCTGCGGGAGGTCTTCGTCGAGGTCCCCGACGTCACCTGGGAGCACGTCGGCGGCCTCGAAGACACGAAGGAGCGCCTCCGCGAGACGATCCAGTGGCCGCTGGAGTACCCCGAGGTGTTCGAGGCGATGGACATGCAGTCCGCGAAGGGCATCCTGATGTACGGGCCGCCCGGCACGGGGAAGACGCTGCTGGCGAAGGCCGTCGCCAACGAGTCCGAGTCGAACTTCATCTCGGTGAAGGGGCCGGAACTGCTCGACAAGTACGTCGGCGAGTCCGAGAAGGGCGTCCGCGAGATCTTCAAGAAGGCCCGCGAGAACGCCCCCACGATCGTGTTCTTCGACGAGATCGACTCGATCGCGACCGAGCGCGGCAGCAACACCGGCGACTCGGGCGTCTCCGAGCGCGTCGTCTCGCAGCTGCTGACGGAACTCGACGGGCTGGAGACGCTCGAAGACGTCGTCGTCGTCGCGACGACGAACCGCCCGGACCTGATCGACTCGGCGCTGCTGCGCCCCGGACGGCTTGACCGCCACGTCCACGTGCCGGTCCCCGACGAGGACGCCCGCCGGGCCATCTTCGAGGTCCACACCGAGCACAAGCCGCTGGCCGACGACGTCGACCTCGACAGGCTCGCCTCGAAGACCGAGGGATACGTCGGCGCCGACATCGAAGCGGTCGCCCGCGAGGCGTCGATGGCCGCGAGCCGCGAGTTCATCAACAGCGTCTCCCGCGAGGAGGTCGAGGAGTCCGTCGGCAACGTCCGCGTGACGATGGACCACTTCGAGGACGCGCTCGACGAGGTCGGGCCGAGCGTCACCGCCGAGACGCGCGAGCGCTACGAGGAGATCGAACAGCGCTTCCAGACCAACGAGGTCGAGCGCGAACCGCAGGGCGAGGTCGGCCGGACGTTCCAGTAG
- a CDS encoding DUF456 domain-containing protein: MEPLTWIALGVVALGVVGSALPLVPGGGLSVVGVLGYWWSTGYAEPSALLVAILVGVGLLTMLVDYFGGAVAARAGGASALTTAAAVLVGLFLLFVAGPVGFVLGIAATVFAVEFAQHADAEAGFRVALWATVGVLASTVVQVVLTGSVLVVLLLVAFV; the protein is encoded by the coding sequence ATGGAACCGCTCACCTGGATCGCGCTCGGCGTCGTCGCCCTCGGGGTCGTCGGCTCGGCGCTGCCGCTGGTCCCCGGCGGGGGGCTCTCGGTCGTCGGCGTCCTCGGCTACTGGTGGTCGACGGGCTATGCGGAGCCCTCGGCGCTGCTCGTCGCGATCCTCGTCGGCGTCGGACTCCTCACGATGCTCGTCGACTACTTCGGCGGGGCCGTCGCCGCGCGGGCGGGCGGGGCCTCGGCGCTCACGACCGCCGCCGCGGTGCTCGTCGGTCTCTTCCTCCTCTTCGTCGCCGGCCCGGTCGGGTTCGTCCTCGGGATCGCGGCGACCGTCTTCGCCGTGGAGTTCGCCCAGCACGCCGACGCCGAGGCGGGGTTCCGCGTCGCGCTGTGGGCCACGGTTGGCGTGCTCGCGTCGACCGTCGTGCAGGTGGTCCTGACGGGATCGGTGCTGGTGGTGCTGCTGTTGGTCGCCTTCGTCTGA
- a CDS encoding DUF5822 domain-containing protein yields the protein MDPVETSDPDGVDYGWVMQTTFVLTIVVGAPIVAALSLRATLPTWGARVEFAVRVGAVVWVLVALAVFAYARRFDAGDGGGDPDEIDGESD from the coding sequence GTGGACCCTGTCGAGACCTCCGACCCCGACGGCGTCGACTACGGGTGGGTGATGCAGACGACGTTCGTGCTCACCATCGTGGTCGGCGCGCCGATCGTCGCCGCGCTCTCGCTGCGCGCCACCCTGCCGACGTGGGGCGCCCGCGTCGAGTTCGCGGTCCGCGTGGGGGCCGTCGTCTGGGTCCTGGTCGCGCTCGCGGTCTTCGCGTACGCCCGGCGGTTCGACGCCGGCGACGGCGGCGGTGACCCCGACGAGATCGACGGCGAGTCCGACTGA
- a CDS encoding GNAT family N-acetyltransferase yields MSVNVETRVDAPGSAEFVESAWDLKERIREREDVLKQRRAFFVDAYRRANDHLLFEDDDLVGFASVRRDGYILFLAVAPERRGEGYGKRLVAAALQDHESISCHARATNEGALSFYEHLGFEIQRRITGYYEDGGDAYYLRLGDGTSLREKFAEFFRRSVVGE; encoded by the coding sequence GTGAGCGTCAACGTCGAGACGCGAGTCGACGCCCCGGGGTCCGCCGAGTTCGTCGAGAGCGCGTGGGACCTCAAAGAGCGGATCCGGGAGCGAGAGGACGTCCTCAAGCAGCGTCGGGCGTTCTTCGTCGACGCGTATCGACGGGCGAACGACCACCTCCTCTTCGAGGACGACGACCTCGTCGGGTTCGCGTCGGTTCGACGGGACGGCTACATCCTCTTTCTCGCGGTCGCCCCCGAGCGACGCGGCGAGGGGTACGGCAAGCGCCTCGTCGCCGCCGCGCTGCAGGACCACGAGTCGATCTCGTGTCACGCGCGGGCGACGAACGAGGGAGCGCTCTCCTTCTACGAGCACCTCGGCTTCGAGATCCAGCGGCGGATCACCGGCTACTACGAGGACGGCGGCGACGCGTACTACCTCCGCCTCGGCGACGGCACCTCGCTGCGGGAGAAGTTCGCGGAGTTCTTCCGTCGCTCGGTAGTCGGCGAGTGA
- a CDS encoding Hsp20/alpha crystallin family protein, with amino-acid sequence MSTKQLAGGDERIVRRYEYDDSWVLAADVGLASEDVDVDVVGTTAIVVAETGDEVSEAEFELPGSEASVATNNGVLTITVEK; translated from the coding sequence ATGAGCACCAAGCAATTAGCCGGTGGAGACGAACGGATCGTCCGCCGGTACGAGTACGACGACAGTTGGGTTCTCGCAGCGGACGTCGGTCTCGCCTCCGAAGACGTCGACGTCGACGTCGTCGGCACGACCGCGATCGTCGTCGCCGAGACCGGAGACGAGGTCTCCGAGGCGGAGTTCGAACTGCCCGGATCGGAGGCATCGGTCGCGACGAACAACGGCGTACTCACCATCACCGTCGAGAAATGA
- a CDS encoding translation initiation factor eIF-2B yields the protein MIDETIAEIREMQTHSSSVVAVKATRALSDLLERDHATVEEFERDLERNASALKRANPSHASLFNAMQTVLVNVVDRKDTVEEAKSLLDEVVERVVEDVQQGKSRAARNAAPTFEDGETFLMHDFSSTVLEAVEQAATDGTYLTAYVTEARPRYLGRKTARRLAGIDRVEPHLVVDSASGTFLDDCDRVVVGMDCIVEDTLYNRVGTFPIVATANYLDVPVTVVGSAAKIVDDGFVFENEHRSPAEVSLEPIEDVVIENPAYDATPVDLLDEVITDNGVENL from the coding sequence ATGATCGACGAGACGATCGCGGAGATCCGAGAGATGCAGACGCACAGTTCGTCGGTCGTCGCCGTCAAGGCGACGCGGGCGCTTTCGGATCTGTTAGAGCGCGATCACGCCACGGTCGAGGAGTTCGAGCGCGACCTCGAACGGAACGCGAGCGCGCTCAAGCGGGCGAACCCCTCGCACGCGTCGCTGTTCAACGCGATGCAGACCGTGCTGGTGAACGTCGTCGACCGGAAGGACACCGTCGAGGAGGCGAAGTCCCTCCTCGACGAGGTGGTCGAACGGGTCGTCGAGGACGTTCAACAGGGCAAGTCGCGGGCGGCGCGGAACGCGGCTCCCACGTTCGAGGACGGAGAGACGTTCCTGATGCACGACTTCTCCTCGACCGTCTTGGAGGCCGTAGAGCAGGCGGCGACGGACGGCACCTACCTGACGGCGTACGTCACGGAAGCCCGACCCCGGTACCTCGGCCGGAAGACGGCCCGCAGACTCGCCGGCATCGACCGGGTCGAACCGCACCTGGTGGTCGACAGCGCGTCGGGCACGTTCCTGGACGACTGCGACCGGGTCGTCGTCGGGATGGACTGCATCGTCGAGGACACGCTGTACAACCGCGTCGGGACCTTTCCCATCGTCGCCACGGCGAACTACCTCGACGTGCCGGTCACGGTCGTCGGGTCGGCGGCGAAGATCGTCGACGACGGCTTCGTCTTCGAGAACGAGCATCGCTCGCCCGCGGAGGTGTCCTTAGAGCCGATCGAGGACGTCGTGATCGAGAACCCCGCCTACGACGCGACGCCCGTCGACCTGCTCGACGAGGTGATCACCGACAACGGCGTCGAGAACCTGTAG